From the genome of Ferroacidibacillus organovorans, one region includes:
- the hemH gene encoding ferrochelatase gives MNKPIGILLMAYGTPRSLDEVEAYYTHIRRGNKPSQALLDELIGRYKAIGGVSPLNEITDEQARRLEQTLNAKGSQYKVYIGMKHAEPFIADVVRRMADDGIAEAVGVVLAPHYSTMSVGVYTKEAQEAAKAVGLEMKCVSSWHMQDAFLDALEARLRDALERFSEDERRQLKVVFSAHSLPERILALGDPYPKQLLETSQALAERVQIRDWQFAWQSAGRTAEPWLGPDLLLVMDELAETGYHAMLSCPVGFVADHLEVLYDLDIEARQHASQKGIHFERTASLNADQRMIDALVAAIHEVEGESHFTGAR, from the coding sequence ATGAACAAGCCAATTGGAATTCTTCTCATGGCGTACGGCACTCCGCGCAGCTTAGATGAAGTAGAGGCCTATTACACACATATCCGCCGCGGAAACAAACCGTCACAGGCCTTGCTCGACGAGTTGATCGGGCGTTACAAGGCGATCGGCGGAGTCTCGCCACTCAATGAAATCACGGACGAACAGGCGCGCAGGCTCGAGCAGACGCTAAATGCCAAAGGATCGCAGTATAAAGTGTATATCGGGATGAAACATGCAGAGCCATTTATCGCTGATGTGGTGCGGCGTATGGCGGATGACGGGATCGCAGAAGCCGTTGGCGTCGTTCTAGCGCCTCACTATTCGACGATGAGTGTAGGGGTCTATACTAAAGAGGCGCAGGAGGCGGCCAAAGCAGTTGGGCTTGAGATGAAATGTGTCTCGTCATGGCATATGCAAGATGCATTTCTTGATGCGCTGGAAGCGCGGCTGCGGGATGCGCTTGAGCGATTTTCCGAGGATGAGCGTCGCCAATTGAAGGTGGTTTTTTCCGCGCACAGTTTACCTGAGCGCATTCTTGCGCTTGGTGATCCGTATCCGAAGCAACTGCTTGAAACCAGTCAGGCATTGGCGGAGCGGGTGCAGATTCGCGATTGGCAGTTTGCCTGGCAAAGCGCAGGGCGCACCGCAGAGCCGTGGCTTGGCCCGGATCTGCTTTTGGTGATGGACGAATTGGCTGAAACAGGGTATCACGCGATGCTGAGCTGTCCTGTCGGTTTTGTCGCGGATCATCTGGAAGTGCTCTATGATCTTGACATTGAGGCAAGGCAGCATGCGTCACAAAAAGGGATTCACTTTGAGCGCACGGCCTCACTCAACGCTGATCAGCGGATGATCGATGCGCTTGTTGCGGCCATTCATGAAGTTGAAGGCGAAAGTCACTTTACAGGTGCGCGATGA
- the hemE gene encoding uroporphyrinogen decarboxylase gives MPFLDACRSRKTSRVPVWYMRQAGRYQPEYREIRKNYSLLEICERPELCAQVTSLPVTQLGVDAAILFSDIMVPVGPMGVKYEIVEGRGPVVAHPLRTRQDVDALHGFDVHDALPYVLETIERVKDRISVPLIGFAGAPFTLASYMIEGGPSRDYLHTKAMMHGEPDMFSNLMAKLSEMVIYYLRAQITAGADAVQVFDSWAGSLSPKDYEMHILPHMQRIFNALSEDEAPSIYFGVGTGELLPLFKTLKANVIGVDWRVSIRAARERVGSSHAIQGNLDPALLLAPFDVLKARTAEILAEGMEKPGFIFNLGHGVFPAASTDTLRRLTEFVHEFSEARLNYS, from the coding sequence ATGCCATTTTTAGATGCGTGCCGTTCGCGCAAGACGTCACGCGTGCCTGTTTGGTATATGCGACAAGCTGGACGCTATCAACCAGAGTATCGCGAGATTCGAAAAAACTATAGTCTTCTTGAGATTTGTGAGCGTCCAGAGCTTTGTGCACAGGTGACGAGTCTGCCGGTCACACAGCTTGGCGTGGATGCGGCGATTCTTTTTTCGGACATTATGGTGCCTGTGGGACCGATGGGTGTGAAGTATGAGATAGTCGAGGGCAGGGGACCTGTGGTTGCACACCCGCTTCGCACGCGACAGGATGTGGACGCTCTACACGGTTTTGACGTTCACGACGCGCTACCCTATGTCCTTGAGACGATCGAACGTGTCAAAGACCGTATTTCTGTGCCGCTCATTGGATTTGCCGGCGCTCCGTTCACATTGGCCAGTTATATGATCGAAGGCGGACCTTCGCGCGATTACCTGCACACAAAGGCTATGATGCATGGCGAACCCGACATGTTCTCAAACCTGATGGCGAAGTTGTCGGAGATGGTGATCTATTATTTGCGCGCGCAGATCACTGCGGGTGCTGACGCGGTGCAGGTGTTTGACTCGTGGGCGGGAAGCCTGTCACCCAAAGATTATGAAATGCATATTCTCCCGCACATGCAGCGCATTTTTAACGCATTGAGTGAGGATGAAGCGCCGAGTATCTACTTTGGCGTGGGGACGGGAGAGCTTTTGCCGTTGTTTAAAACGCTTAAGGCAAACGTGATTGGCGTCGATTGGCGTGTATCGATTCGCGCGGCCCGCGAGCGTGTCGGATCTTCACACGCGATCCAGGGGAATCTTGATCCGGCGCTTTTGCTTGCGCCTTTTGATGTGCTCAAAGCGCGCACCGCTGAGATACTCGCAGAAGGCATGGAAAAACCAGGTTTTATTTTTAATCTGGGGCACGGCGTGTTTCCGGCTGCCTCAACGGATACGCTGCGTCGGTTAACAGAGTTTGTTCATGAATTTAGCGAAGCGAGGTTGAACTATTCATGA
- a CDS encoding MFS transporter, translating into MEAWRANLYILLGGSLVASASYSMVIPFLPLFLVKLGIHQNIGLWSGIVFSSSFLAGALISPVWGALADRYGRRPMLIRSGIALTVLYAAMAFVKTPVELLLIRVLMGLLSGYIPSATALIGSTTPKASVGFALASLSTATATGSILGPLFGGILSHAFSYQNTFLIAGASVAISTLLAIIWVREPNFVPSEKKISIVGDFSLAVKNRGLLTVLIAMMITSFAIMTIEPLLPLYVIQLGVPVQNASLDTGIVFSVAGLSGIVFGPIWGRYGDRKGFRRTLLIGLLGGSLGNIAQIFFHSVFGFGAIRFFYGMFFCAVYPALNALTVEKTDDTFRGRAFGISQTFNQMGTLLGPLIGGYVGDLFHIDTVFVMTGTFLLIVAIFVLRARSLRASSVTIP; encoded by the coding sequence ATGGAAGCTTGGCGAGCAAATCTTTACATTCTTTTAGGCGGTTCACTTGTCGCATCGGCCAGTTACTCGATGGTCATCCCGTTTCTTCCCCTTTTTCTTGTGAAACTTGGGATTCATCAAAATATCGGACTGTGGAGCGGGATTGTGTTTTCATCGTCTTTTCTGGCTGGAGCGCTCATCTCTCCGGTGTGGGGCGCGCTCGCTGACCGCTATGGCAGACGGCCCATGCTGATTCGTTCGGGGATCGCCCTCACGGTACTCTACGCCGCGATGGCGTTCGTCAAGACACCTGTCGAACTGCTCTTGATCCGTGTCTTGATGGGTCTGTTAAGTGGGTACATTCCAAGTGCCACAGCACTTATCGGCAGCACAACGCCTAAAGCGTCGGTCGGTTTTGCGCTTGCCAGCCTATCGACGGCGACGGCGACCGGGAGCATTCTGGGACCGTTGTTTGGCGGAATTCTAAGCCATGCGTTTTCGTATCAAAACACATTTTTAATCGCAGGGGCATCCGTAGCCATCTCAACGCTTCTTGCGATCATTTGGGTGCGCGAGCCAAACTTTGTCCCATCGGAGAAAAAAATCAGTATTGTCGGCGATTTCTCGCTCGCCGTAAAAAACCGCGGACTGCTCACTGTGTTGATTGCCATGATGATCACGTCATTTGCAATCATGACGATTGAGCCTCTTTTGCCGCTTTATGTCATTCAATTGGGTGTCCCTGTGCAGAACGCTTCTCTTGATACCGGAATTGTCTTTTCAGTTGCGGGACTGTCAGGGATCGTGTTTGGCCCGATCTGGGGACGTTATGGAGATCGCAAGGGATTTCGCAGGACGCTTTTGATCGGACTTCTTGGCGGATCACTCGGGAATATCGCGCAGATCTTTTTTCACAGCGTCTTCGGGTTTGGCGCGATTCGTTTTTTTTATGGAATGTTTTTTTGTGCCGTGTATCCCGCACTCAATGCGTTGACGGTCGAGAAGACAGACGACACATTTCGCGGAAGAGCGTTTGGCATCTCACAGACGTTCAATCAGATGGGGACACTGCTTGGACCGCTCATCGGCGGCTATGTCGGCGATCTCTTTCATATTGACACTGTTTTTGTCATGACGGGAACGTTTCTCCTGATCGTCGCGATTTTTGTTCTTCGCGCGCGGAGTTTGCGCGCTTCGTCTGTGACAATCCCGTGA